In Virgibacillus sp. NKC19-16, a single genomic region encodes these proteins:
- a CDS encoding IclR family transcriptional regulator has translation MNQSVTKALKLLDLFTEDNHELTLKEISHRASIPKPTAYRLLSALEANGFLYKTKENEHDSKYRLGLKLLELGQIVSDKLELRGMALPFMEALARDINEVVHLVIVNQQEATYIEKVESNRALRLYTRIGKSSPLYIGSGPKMLLAFLPPERQAEILSNSELHPLKDDKPIDKKMLLKELVTIRESGYAYSIGEQDADTTGISYPIYNYSNDVIASLAVSGLSSRFEGENLQILKLKTLETAKKISRTLGYKREGE, from the coding sequence ATGAATCAAAGTGTGACCAAGGCATTAAAACTGTTGGATTTATTTACCGAAGATAATCATGAGCTAACGTTAAAAGAAATTTCCCATCGGGCAAGTATACCGAAACCCACAGCATATCGCTTGTTATCAGCACTTGAGGCAAATGGCTTTTTATATAAAACAAAGGAAAATGAACATGATAGCAAGTATCGCTTGGGGCTGAAATTGCTTGAATTAGGACAAATTGTCTCCGATAAGTTAGAGTTAAGAGGAATGGCCTTGCCGTTTATGGAAGCCTTGGCGCGAGATATAAATGAAGTAGTTCATTTGGTGATTGTGAATCAACAGGAAGCCACGTACATCGAGAAGGTCGAAAGTAACCGTGCGCTCAGGTTGTATACCAGGATAGGGAAAAGCTCGCCCTTATACATAGGTTCGGGACCTAAAATGTTACTGGCTTTTTTGCCACCGGAAAGACAGGCAGAAATTCTATCTAACTCTGAATTACATCCATTAAAGGATGATAAACCAATAGATAAGAAAATGCTGCTGAAAGAATTAGTGACAATTCGGGAAAGCGGCTATGCGTATAGCATCGGAGAACAGGATGCGGATACAACAGGTATATCTTATCCGATTTATAATTACAGCAATGATGTAATTGCCTCATTAGCGGTAAGCGGATTATCCAGCCGTTTCGAAGGAGAAAATCTACAAATTTTAAAGTTGAAAACGTTAGAGACAGCAAAGAAAATATCAAGAACATTAGGTTATAAAAGAGAAGGGGAGTAA
- a CDS encoding DUF3870 domain-containing protein — MNTVFIAGHSRLPSGMAAKSIYETLTITAEIDKKYGVVVTASCTLATVHGREFVQQLLRGHSLQDGIDKPVEEVKEHYLGKAGGAVVSALKDLYKQYETYIGN; from the coding sequence GTGAATACCGTATTTATAGCAGGCCATTCGCGTCTTCCATCTGGAATGGCTGCAAAGAGTATATATGAAACATTAACGATAACTGCAGAAATAGATAAAAAATATGGCGTTGTTGTAACAGCCAGTTGTACCTTAGCGACAGTTCATGGGAGAGAGTTTGTACAGCAATTACTTCGCGGTCACAGCTTGCAAGATGGCATCGACAAACCAGTAGAGGAAGTAAAAGAACATTATTTAGGAAAAGCCGGGGGCGCTGTTGTATCAGCGTTGAAGGATTTGTATAAGCAGTATGAGACTTACATTGGGAATTGA
- a CDS encoding NAD-dependent succinate-semialdehyde dehydrogenase: protein MFEKSTKIIFIDGKWKEVDDGKGVAVYNPATLEPITEVADGGSRVTEEAIQAASKAFPGWSELTGRERSRILYKAYELMSEDAERLGEILTTEQGKPLKEGIGEVKGAANFLLWYSEEASRGYGEWIPSSIKSKRMLVIPQPVGVVGAITPWNFPSSMITRKIGPALAAGCTVVLKPAPETPLSAIEIVKIFERAGMPEGVINLVTGDAQEIGNAMLKSKEVRLLTFTGSTAVGKYLMQESAEHVKKLSLELGGHAPSVVFEDADIDKATSLVLASKFRNNGQTCICTNRLYVHESIADQFTAMLTEKVSQLKIGSGFEEGVELGPLINEQASEKVHSHLRDAVGKGAQVVLGGAEWEGNLEGYFYKPTVLTDISDDMLIMNEETFDPIIPVQTFSDETEVLQKANDTDYGLAAYIFTENTNRAIRASEKLEYGIVGVNDVFPAVAEAPFGGIKQSGNGKEGGHYGMEEFLEMKFVSIGIG, encoded by the coding sequence ATGTTTGAAAAGTCAACGAAAATCATTTTTATTGATGGTAAATGGAAAGAGGTTGATGACGGCAAGGGAGTAGCGGTTTATAATCCTGCTACACTTGAGCCGATCACAGAGGTTGCAGATGGTGGCTCACGTGTTACAGAAGAAGCAATTCAGGCTGCGTCAAAAGCATTTCCTGGCTGGAGCGAATTAACCGGGCGTGAGCGGTCACGCATTCTGTATAAAGCATATGAACTGATGTCTGAAGATGCAGAGCGCTTAGGGGAAATTTTAACAACAGAGCAAGGAAAGCCTTTAAAAGAAGGAATTGGTGAGGTAAAGGGCGCTGCCAACTTTTTATTATGGTATTCAGAAGAAGCGAGCAGAGGTTACGGGGAGTGGATTCCCTCTTCCATTAAGTCAAAACGAATGCTTGTCATTCCACAACCTGTTGGTGTTGTTGGTGCTATTACCCCGTGGAATTTCCCGTCATCCATGATCACCCGAAAAATTGGGCCAGCATTAGCAGCCGGTTGTACGGTTGTATTGAAACCCGCACCGGAAACTCCCTTGTCAGCCATTGAAATTGTAAAGATTTTCGAACGCGCCGGCATGCCAGAAGGTGTTATTAATCTAGTAACCGGGGACGCTCAAGAAATCGGGAATGCAATGCTCAAAAGTAAAGAAGTACGCTTACTTACATTTACAGGCTCTACTGCAGTTGGAAAATACCTGATGCAGGAAAGCGCAGAACATGTGAAAAAGCTGTCACTTGAACTTGGTGGTCATGCACCCAGCGTTGTTTTTGAAGATGCGGATATCGATAAAGCCACAAGCCTTGTACTGGCCAGCAAGTTTAGAAACAATGGGCAAACCTGTATTTGCACGAATCGTTTATATGTCCATGAATCAATAGCAGATCAATTTACCGCAATGCTTACAGAAAAGGTGTCTCAATTAAAAATCGGCTCCGGTTTTGAAGAAGGGGTTGAGCTTGGACCATTAATTAATGAACAGGCTTCGGAAAAAGTTCACTCCCATCTGAGGGATGCAGTCGGAAAAGGTGCACAGGTGGTTCTTGGCGGCGCAGAATGGGAAGGCAATCTAGAAGGCTATTTCTATAAACCTACTGTTCTGACAGATATTTCAGATGACATGCTAATTATGAATGAGGAAACATTTGACCCAATTATACCCGTACAAACATTTAGCGATGAGACGGAAGTTTTACAAAAGGCAAATGATACAGATTACGGATTAGCAGCCTATATTTTTACAGAAAATACAAACCGAGCCATCCGCGCTTCTGAGAAATTAGAATATGGAATTGTTGGTGTGAATGATGTCTTCCCTGCCGTTGCAGAGGCTCCATTTGGCGGGATAAAACAATCCGGAAACGGCAAAGAAGGCGGGCATTATGGGATGGAGGAATTTTTGGAAATGAAATTTGTTTCGATTGGAATTGGATAG